In the genome of Montipora foliosa isolate CH-2021 chromosome 3, ASM3666993v2, whole genome shotgun sequence, one region contains:
- the LOC137996382 gene encoding uncharacterized protein, with the protein MLLTGGVFRLLKQSITQTELQEAHTYLKLFCAQAPVFYGKQFQTFNVHQLLHLAEVVRDLGPLWSNSCFPFEDYNGDLRDLFHGTKNVDGQIVTAVSVIQKLPEIARSTKTSTEVTAFYEHLTSKRCNVR; encoded by the exons ATGCTGCTGACTGGTGGGGTTTTCAGGCTGCTAAAGCAGTCAATTACACAAACAGAATTGCAAGAAGCTCACACATATTTGAAGCTTTTCTGTGCACAAGCTCCTGTCTTTTATG GCAAACAGTTCCAGACATTCAATGTACACCAGCTGCTGCACCTTGCAGAGGTTGTTAGGGACCTTGGTCCTTTATGGTCTAATTCATGCTTTCCCTTTGAGGATTATAATGGTGACTTACGAGATTTATTCCATGGCACCAAGAATGTTGATGGCCAG ATTGTCACAGCAGTGTCTGTCATACAGAAATTACCTGAAATTGCAAGATCAACAAAGACATCCACCGAAGTTACGGCTTTTTATGAACACCTTACCAGCAAACGTTGCAATGTTCGGTGA